In bacterium, one genomic interval encodes:
- a CDS encoding citrate (Si)-synthase, producing the protein MAKTLKQRMAEQIPKLREERAQIMKDGRDVVISQVTVEQAIGGMRGIKGMVCDTSLVEPDTGLVIRGIPIKDLTEKLPEEIFWLLLTGEMPTKEELVGFQKELKKNSKVPDYVWKVLKAMPKTSHPMAMLDTAILAMENESIFRKRYSKGMNKSEYWEPTLDDAMRILGTIHSIAAGVYRIKYKKGPIIKPSPKLDWGADYCHMLGIDKPKAKKGAPKIAAEEVYDMMRLYLVLHSDHEGGNVSANTCHTVGSALSDPYYSVSAGLNGLAGPLHGLANQECLGWVLETIKKFKGVPTEEELEKYAWETLKGGQVVPGYGHAVLRITDPRFDAFRDFGNKHMPNDPVFQTVDRVFKIVPKVLKEHGKAKDPWPNVDAASGSLLWYYDLKEFDYYTVLFSVSRAMGMLAQLVLNRALGTPITRPKSVGTDWLKAQVAKAKG; encoded by the coding sequence ATGGCCAAGACACTAAAACAGAGAATGGCCGAACAGATTCCCAAGCTTCGTGAAGAACGCGCGCAGATCATGAAAGACGGTCGCGATGTCGTCATCTCGCAGGTGACGGTGGAACAAGCGATCGGCGGCATGCGCGGGATCAAAGGTATGGTCTGTGATACCTCGTTGGTCGAACCGGATACTGGTCTGGTCATCCGCGGCATCCCGATCAAAGATCTCACCGAGAAACTCCCCGAAGAGATCTTCTGGCTGCTTCTTACCGGTGAAATGCCGACCAAGGAAGAACTGGTTGGTTTCCAGAAAGAGCTGAAGAAGAACAGTAAAGTTCCGGACTACGTCTGGAAAGTGCTCAAAGCGATGCCGAAGACCTCGCATCCGATGGCGATGCTTGATACCGCTATTCTCGCCATGGAGAATGAGTCGATCTTCCGCAAACGCTATTCCAAAGGTATGAACAAGTCTGAATACTGGGAGCCGACGCTGGATGACGCCATGCGCATTCTCGGAACGATCCACAGTATCGCCGCCGGTGTCTATCGCATCAAATACAAGAAGGGTCCGATCATCAAACCGAGCCCGAAACTTGACTGGGGTGCGGACTACTGCCACATGCTCGGCATCGACAAGCCGAAAGCAAAAAAGGGCGCTCCGAAGATCGCGGCTGAAGAAGTCTATGACATGATGCGCCTCTACCTCGTGCTCCACTCAGATCACGAAGGTGGAAACGTCTCCGCCAATACCTGCCATACGGTAGGCTCGGCTCTGTCTGATCCGTACTATTCGGTCTCCGCTGGTCTGAACGGACTGGCCGGCCCCCTGCACGGTCTGGCGAATCAGGAATGCCTCGGCTGGGTGCTTGAGACTATCAAGAAATTCAAGGGCGTCCCGACCGAAGAAGAACTCGAAAAGTACGCGTGGGAAACTCTCAAGGGTGGACAGGTCGTCCCGGGTTACGGTCATGCCGTTCTCCGTATCACCGATCCGCGCTTTGATGCTTTCCGCGATTTTGGCAACAAGCATATGCCGAACGATCCGGTCTTCCAGACTGTCGATCGCGTTTTCAAGATCGTCCCGAAAGTGCTCAAAGAGCATGGTAAGGCGAAAGATCCGTGGCCGAATGTCGACGCCGCCTCCGGCTCGCTCCTCTGGTATTATGACCTGAAGGAATTCGACTACTATACGGTTCTCTTCTCCGTCTCGCGTGCCATGGGCATGCTGGCGCAGTTGGTGTTGAACCGTGCACTCGGCACGCCGATCACCCGTCCGAAATCGGTCGGAACCGATTGGCTCAAAGCCCAGGTGGCGAAAGCCAAAGGCTGA